Proteins encoded together in one Chryseobacterium taklimakanense window:
- the uvrA gene encoding excinuclease ABC subunit UvrA, whose product MHSEKEYIEIYGAREHNLKNIDVRIPRNELVVITGLSGSGKSSLAFDTIFAEGQRRYIETFSAYARQFLGGLERPDVDKIEGLSPVIAIEQKTTNKNPRSTVGTVTELYDFLRLLFARVSDAYSLSSGRKLVSYTEDQILDAIKENYKGEKIMLLAPVVRSRKGHYHELFVQMAKKGYGQARIDGELQDIEYDLKLDRYKTHDIDIVIDRWIIGESATENRMEKSLRTAMEMGEGIIGIQKLGSTDIEYFSKNLMDDETGHSLAMPEPNTFSFNSPKGSCPNCKGLGTIKKVNADYFVENPKLSINQGALLPLEDIKSNKWILGQIKNILEVFDKDLSTPFKEIPKEALELMYYGAHKDVSKELKHAGITKKIKVNFEGLVPTIEEMIEDKESYDAVLLERHFTTEETCPECKGTRLQPTSLSFKIDGKNIAEVNALSLADLKEWLHQVRPKFSEKNKIIADEILKEIETRLQFLLDVGLDYLSLSRSSRTLSGGESQRIRLATQIGSQLVNVLYILDEPSIGLHQRDNERLINSLKNLRDIGNSVLVVEHDKDMIMEADEILDIGPRAGKFGGEILWQGKPEDLKKAKTITADYISGKRKIEIPEQRRVGNGKSIVLKGASGNNLKNVNLTIPLGKLVVVTGISGSGKSSLINGTLYPVLNRHFYRAVQEPLPYKSIEGLDNIDKIVDVDQTPIGRTPRSNPATYTGMFTDIRNLFAELPESKIRGYKAGRFSFNVKGGRCETCQGGGLKVIEMNFLPDVYVHCETCNGKRFNRETLEVRYKGKSISDVLEMTIDEAVEFFAPIPKIFNKVKTLQDVGLGYITLGQQSTTLSGGEAQRIKLATELSKRQTGNTLYILDEPTTGLHFEDVKILMDAINKLVDLGNSFIIIEHNMDVIKLADYIIDVGPEGGKHGGTIVAEGTPEQIIKSKKSLTGKFLKKEM is encoded by the coding sequence TGAAGGTCAAAGACGTTACATCGAAACTTTTTCCGCCTACGCGAGGCAATTTCTTGGGGGACTGGAGAGACCTGATGTCGACAAGATTGAAGGCCTTTCTCCCGTAATCGCCATCGAACAGAAAACCACAAATAAAAATCCGCGGTCTACGGTAGGAACGGTGACAGAACTTTACGATTTCCTGCGCCTGCTCTTTGCGAGGGTTTCCGATGCTTACTCACTTTCCTCAGGCAGAAAACTGGTCAGCTATACCGAAGACCAGATTCTGGATGCCATCAAGGAAAATTACAAAGGGGAAAAAATTATGCTTTTAGCACCGGTGGTGCGCTCCAGAAAAGGACATTACCACGAACTTTTCGTGCAGATGGCGAAGAAAGGATACGGGCAGGCGAGAATTGACGGCGAACTTCAGGACATCGAATACGATCTGAAACTCGACCGGTACAAAACCCACGATATCGATATCGTTATCGACCGCTGGATTATCGGCGAAAGCGCCACAGAAAACCGCATGGAGAAATCACTCCGTACAGCGATGGAAATGGGTGAGGGAATTATAGGAATTCAAAAACTGGGCAGTACGGATATTGAATATTTTTCAAAAAACCTGATGGACGATGAAACCGGCCATTCTTTGGCCATGCCGGAACCGAACACATTCTCTTTCAATTCACCAAAAGGCAGCTGTCCGAACTGCAAAGGACTCGGAACCATCAAAAAAGTGAATGCCGATTATTTTGTAGAAAATCCGAAGCTGTCGATCAACCAGGGCGCTCTTTTGCCGTTGGAAGACATAAAATCTAACAAATGGATTTTAGGACAAATCAAAAATATTCTCGAAGTTTTCGATAAGGATCTTTCAACGCCGTTTAAGGAAATTCCGAAGGAAGCGCTGGAACTGATGTATTACGGCGCTCACAAAGACGTCAGCAAAGAACTGAAGCACGCCGGAATTACCAAAAAAATCAAAGTGAATTTTGAAGGTCTGGTTCCCACGATCGAAGAAATGATCGAGGATAAGGAAAGTTACGACGCAGTTTTGCTGGAAAGGCATTTTACCACCGAAGAAACCTGCCCTGAATGTAAGGGAACCCGCCTGCAACCCACAAGTTTATCCTTTAAAATTGACGGAAAAAATATTGCGGAAGTCAATGCGCTGAGTTTGGCCGATTTAAAAGAATGGCTTCATCAGGTCAGGCCGAAATTTTCTGAAAAAAATAAAATTATTGCCGATGAGATCTTGAAAGAAATCGAAACACGGCTTCAGTTTCTGCTTGATGTGGGTTTGGATTATCTAAGTTTGAGCCGCAGTTCCAGAACGCTTTCCGGTGGTGAGTCTCAAAGGATCCGGCTTGCGACGCAAATCGGTTCGCAGTTGGTAAATGTGCTTTATATTCTGGATGAACCTTCAATCGGCCTTCACCAGAGAGACAATGAAAGACTGATCAATTCTTTGAAGAATTTGCGTGACATTGGAAATTCCGTCCTTGTTGTTGAGCACGACAAAGACATGATTATGGAAGCCGACGAAATTCTGGATATCGGTCCGCGTGCGGGAAAATTTGGGGGCGAAATTCTTTGGCAGGGAAAGCCTGAAGATCTAAAAAAAGCAAAAACCATTACCGCAGATTATATTTCCGGAAAACGGAAAATTGAAATTCCTGAACAAAGAAGGGTAGGAAACGGAAAGTCCATCGTTTTAAAAGGTGCTTCCGGAAACAATTTAAAAAATGTAAATCTCACAATTCCGCTGGGTAAACTTGTTGTGGTGACAGGAATTTCAGGAAGCGGAAAATCTTCGCTCATCAACGGAACGCTTTACCCGGTTCTGAACCGGCATTTTTACCGCGCTGTACAGGAACCTTTGCCTTATAAAAGCATTGAAGGCCTTGATAATATCGATAAAATTGTGGATGTGGATCAAACGCCGATCGGCAGAACGCCGCGTTCCAATCCGGCAACTTATACCGGAATGTTCACCGATATCCGAAATCTCTTTGCCGAACTTCCCGAATCCAAAATCCGTGGCTATAAAGCGGGGAGATTTTCCTTTAACGTAAAAGGCGGACGCTGCGAAACTTGCCAGGGCGGGGGTTTGAAGGTCATTGAAATGAATTTTCTCCCTGATGTTTACGTGCACTGTGAAACCTGCAACGGAAAGCGCTTCAACCGCGAAACTTTGGAGGTACGTTACAAAGGAAAATCCATTTCCGATGTTCTGGAAATGACGATCGATGAAGCAGTGGAATTTTTTGCACCGATTCCCAAAATTTTTAATAAAGTAAAAACTTTGCAGGACGTTGGTTTGGGCTATATCACTTTAGGCCAGCAATCCACAACTTTGAGTGGTGGCGAAGCGCAGCGCATCAAACTGGCGACCGAACTTTCCAAACGCCAAACTGGGAATACGCTTTACATTCTGGATGAACCTACAACAGGACTGCATTTCGAAGACGTGAAAATTTTGATGGACGCGATCAACAAACTGGTAGATTTAGGCAATTCTTTCATCATTATTGAACACAATATGGATGTGATTAAATTGGCCGATTATATCATTGATGTTGGTCCTGAAGGCGGAAAACACGGTGGAACCATCGTTGCAGAAGGTACACCGGAACAGATCATTAAATCCAAAAAATCTTTGACGGGTAAGTTTTTAAAGAAGGAAATGTAG
- a CDS encoding DUF421 domain-containing protein, producing MNELLDVTLRSLAVYLFMVFAIRLFGKNQLSQLNAGDVILLLLISNAVQNAMVGQNTSLEGGLVAALVLFVANFILKKFMFKNQYIRHLIQDEPEILIKDGIVDLQKMKQQEISVEELEEAIREHGVEKAEDVKLAILEVDGNISVISMDKNNGHSTNFSRHKRKYPIKPHRI from the coding sequence ATGAATGAACTTTTAGATGTCACACTCCGATCGCTCGCCGTCTACCTTTTTATGGTTTTTGCGATCAGGCTTTTTGGTAAAAATCAACTCTCGCAGCTGAATGCAGGTGATGTAATTTTACTTTTGTTGATTTCCAATGCGGTACAAAATGCCATGGTTGGGCAAAACACCTCTTTGGAAGGCGGTTTGGTTGCGGCGCTGGTGCTTTTTGTGGCGAATTTCATTTTAAAGAAGTTCATGTTTAAAAATCAATACATCAGACATCTCATTCAGGACGAGCCTGAAATACTTATTAAAGACGGCATTGTTGACCTGCAGAAAATGAAACAGCAGGAAATCTCAGTGGAAGAACTGGAAGAAGCCATCCGCGAACACGGTGTGGAAAAAGCCGAAGACGTAAAACTCGCCATTCTGGAGGTGGACGGCAATATCAGCGTGATTTCAATGGATAAAAACAACGGTCATTCCACAAATTTCTCACGCCATAAAAGGAAATATCCAATAAAACCTCACAGGATTTAA
- a CDS encoding GNAT family N-acetyltransferase yields MNYEIREMLPTDGKRVLEIFQQGIDGGNATFDRDAPTWESWDMNFFRTCRWILEDENENTVGWAALKPVSYRDCYSGVAEVSIYVDNAHQGKGLGTVLMKKLILDSEEHGFWTLQSGIFPENSASIAVHQKLGFRTVGTRERIAKMDGRWRDILLMERRSNVVK; encoded by the coding sequence ATGAATTACGAAATAAGAGAAATGCTTCCTACGGACGGAAAAAGGGTTTTAGAAATCTTCCAACAGGGCATTGACGGCGGTAATGCGACTTTTGACCGCGACGCGCCAACCTGGGAAAGCTGGGACATGAATTTCTTCCGTACCTGCCGCTGGATTCTTGAAGATGAAAACGAAAATACAGTGGGTTGGGCCGCTTTGAAGCCCGTAAGCTACCGCGACTGCTACAGCGGTGTAGCCGAAGTAAGCATTTATGTTGACAACGCCCATCAGGGCAAAGGTCTTGGAACTGTCCTTATGAAGAAACTTATTCTCGACAGCGAGGAGCACGGTTTCTGGACACTGCAGTCGGGTATCTTTCCTGAAAACTCAGCTTCGATTGCTGTTCATCAAAAATTAGGTTTCCGGACTGTAGGTACTCGTGAAAGAATTGCGAAAATGGACGGCAGATGGCGCGACATCCTTTTGATGGAGCGACGAAGTAATGTTGTAAAGTAA
- a CDS encoding LptM family lipoprotein, whose product MKAIFKIFLVVGLGLALTSCGSSGPYYGNQYPDRYPTGSYPGGGVYRTPEGTVYRQGDIYRDANGNVYQNGRVIRRDGVYGRPGILSRGGNVYGNNKQLPPGQAKKIYGGRAKDYAPGQMKKRQGGYYENDRRWRDYDDDYGKNKGRHKNYKKKK is encoded by the coding sequence ATGAAAGCAATATTTAAAATATTTTTAGTTGTCGGGCTGGGACTGGCACTGACATCATGTGGATCATCCGGTCCATACTACGGAAACCAATATCCGGACCGTTACCCTACGGGCTCCTATCCGGGCGGTGGCGTTTACAGAACTCCTGAAGGAACAGTTTACAGGCAGGGAGATATATACAGAGACGCCAATGGTAATGTTTACCAAAACGGTAGAGTAATACGTAGAGACGGGGTTTACGGCCGTCCGGGAATTCTTAGCAGAGGCGGTAATGTTTACGGAAACAATAAGCAGTTACCTCCGGGACAGGCCAAGAAAATCTACGGCGGAAGAGCTAAGGATTACGCACCTGGCCAAATGAAAAAGAGACAGGGCGGATATTATGAAAACGACAGAAGATGGAGAGACTATGATGATGATTATGGCAAAAATAAAGGTCGCCACAAAAATTACAAGAAGAAAAAATAG
- a CDS encoding DUF6952 family protein → MKIPIIRQFYQSQNPENLEKTLEVLESFSEFRGVTQEDLDVAGELITNICGALEVHSNVQNGMTEKDALNVFAQKVLGSIDKE, encoded by the coding sequence ATGAAAATTCCAATTATAAGACAATTTTATCAAAGCCAGAATCCTGAAAACCTTGAAAAAACTCTAGAAGTCTTAGAGAGCTTCAGCGAGTTCAGAGGTGTGACGCAAGAGGATTTGGACGTTGCCGGCGAGCTTATTACCAACATTTGCGGTGCCCTGGAAGTTCACTCCAACGTGCAAAACGGTATGACCGAAAAAGATGCACTCAACGTGTTTGCACAAAAAGTTTTGGGAAGCATCGATAAGGAATAG
- a CDS encoding thioredoxin family protein: MYNELTEDTLQDVVAQNEKVVVQYGASWCGNCRIMKPKFKKLASENEDIPFYYVDAEKLPESRKLAKVDNLPTFAIFKNGELVNQVQTNQAEGLNNLFNELK; the protein is encoded by the coding sequence ATGTACAACGAATTAACAGAAGATACTTTGCAGGATGTTGTTGCACAGAACGAAAAAGTAGTCGTGCAATACGGCGCATCATGGTGCGGAAACTGCAGAATCATGAAGCCAAAATTCAAAAAGCTGGCCTCCGAGAATGAGGATATCCCATTCTATTATGTGGACGCCGAGAAACTGCCTGAGAGCCGTAAATTAGCAAAAGTTGACAATTTGCCCACATTTGCCATCTTTAAAAACGGTGAGCTGGTAAATCAGGTTCAGACCAACCAGGCTGAAGGTTTAAATAATTTATTCAACGAATTGAAATAA
- a CDS encoding peroxiredoxin — translation MSLVGRKFPNITVDAISEMGDDLKINIFEEATKNQQKILLFWYPKDFTFVCPTELHAFQEALGEFESRNTKVIGASCDTNEVHFAWLNTPKDNGGIEGVTYPILADMHRQLANTLGIVDQDFEYDEEGNETFTGSNVTYRATYLIDETGKIFHEAVNDMPLGRNVKEFLRLIDAYTHVQKHGEVCPANWEEGKEAMTADRNSTAEYLSKH, via the coding sequence ATGTCATTAGTAGGTAGAAAATTCCCAAACATCACAGTAGATGCAATTTCAGAAATGGGTGACGACTTGAAGATTAACATTTTTGAAGAAGCTACAAAAAACCAACAGAAGATTCTTTTGTTCTGGTATCCAAAAGATTTCACTTTTGTTTGCCCGACTGAGTTACACGCATTCCAGGAAGCTTTAGGCGAATTCGAAAGCAGAAACACAAAAGTTATCGGCGCATCCTGCGACACCAACGAAGTTCACTTCGCATGGCTGAACACTCCCAAAGACAACGGCGGAATAGAAGGTGTAACCTACCCGATCCTTGCTGATATGCACAGACAGTTGGCCAACACTCTTGGAATCGTAGATCAGGATTTCGAATACGATGAAGAAGGCAACGAAACTTTTACAGGATCAAACGTAACTTACAGAGCAACTTACCTGATTGATGAAACCGGAAAAATCTTCCACGAAGCTGTAAACGATATGCCGCTTGGCCGTAACGTAAAGGAATTTTTAAGACTGATCGACGCTTACACTCACGTTCAAAAGCATGGCGAAGTATGCCCTGCAAACTGGGAAGAAGGTAAAGAAGCGATGACCGCTGACAGAAATTCTACAGCTGAATATCTTTCAAAACACTAA
- a CDS encoding pyridoxal phosphate-dependent aminotransferase encodes MEKLSDRLNRLSYSQTFVMSNKAREMRANGIDVISLTLGEPDFDVPENIKEAAHQAINENYSHYSPVPGFPELREAVSHKLKRDNNLDYKPSQICVSNGAKQAIINVLAALINDGDEVILPVPYWVSYDEMVKMMGGTSVFIKTSYVNDFKITAEQLQEAITPKTKVLLYSSPCNPSGSYYTYDELKALAEVIAKNPHVTVISDEIYEFINYETKHRSIASFPEIYEQVAVINGMSKGYAMTGWRIGYSACPEWLAKACDKIQGQMTSGANTIAQRAAITALKTDPSEYKYMIDEFKKRRDLVYDLMKEIPGFKVLLPKSAFYFYPDISFYTGKKLNGTEIKDSDDFAMFLLDHAHVGSVGGVSFGSPECIRFSYAASEKDLTEAMRRIQHCLNHVEIS; translated from the coding sequence ATGGAAAAATTATCAGACCGCCTGAATCGCCTCAGTTATTCGCAGACTTTTGTGATGAGTAATAAAGCCCGTGAAATGAGGGCAAACGGAATAGATGTCATCAGCCTTACCTTGGGCGAGCCCGATTTCGATGTGCCGGAAAATATAAAAGAGGCAGCCCACCAGGCAATCAACGAGAACTACAGCCACTACTCTCCTGTTCCCGGTTTCCCTGAACTTCGTGAGGCAGTTTCGCATAAACTGAAAAGGGATAATAACCTGGACTATAAACCATCACAGATTTGTGTTTCCAATGGTGCAAAGCAGGCAATCATCAATGTTTTAGCAGCTTTGATTAATGACGGCGACGAAGTGATCCTCCCGGTTCCGTATTGGGTAAGTTATGATGAAATGGTGAAAATGATGGGTGGGACTTCGGTTTTTATTAAAACAAGTTATGTCAATGATTTCAAAATTACGGCGGAGCAGCTGCAGGAAGCCATCACACCGAAAACCAAAGTGCTTCTGTACAGTTCGCCGTGCAACCCTTCCGGAAGTTATTACACTTATGATGAACTGAAAGCCCTGGCGGAAGTCATTGCGAAAAATCCGCACGTTACGGTGATTTCGGACGAAATTTATGAATTTATCAATTACGAAACCAAGCACAGATCCATCGCGTCATTTCCTGAAATTTATGAGCAGGTTGCGGTGATCAACGGTATGTCCAAAGGTTACGCGATGACCGGCTGGAGAATCGGCTATTCGGCGTGCCCGGAATGGCTCGCAAAAGCCTGCGACAAAATTCAGGGACAAATGACGAGTGGTGCAAATACCATCGCGCAAAGAGCTGCGATTACGGCGCTAAAAACTGATCCGTCCGAGTATAAATATATGATCGATGAGTTTAAGAAAAGGAGGGATTTGGTTTATGATTTAATGAAAGAAATTCCCGGGTTTAAGGTGCTTTTACCTAAATCAGCCTTTTATTTCTATCCGGATATTTCCTTTTATACCGGTAAAAAACTGAACGGAACAGAAATTAAAGATTCTGATGATTTCGCAATGTTCCTGCTCGATCATGCCCATGTAGGGTCAGTTGGCGGCGTATCGTTCGGCAGCCCCGAATGCATCCGTTTTTCGTATGCAGCTTCGGAAAAAGATTTGACAGAGGCGATGAGAAGAATCCAACACTGCCTGAATCATGTTGAAATCTCGTAG
- a CDS encoding threonine aldolase family protein, with protein sequence MKYSFKNDYSEGCHPRILERLIETNLAQQNGYGLDEYCLEAEKLIQQKINNPKAKVHFISGGTQANLIVISSVLRPHESVVSAFTGHIFTNESGAIEATGHKVHGVETADGKLRPQDIQEVLDVHTNIPHQVRQKVVYISNSTEIGTVYSKKELQELSDFCKGKNLYLFMDGARLGHALTAETNDLTLEEVAQLVDVFYLGGTKNGALIGEAIVIVNEKLQEEFGFHIKQRGAMLAKGRLLGIQFLELLKDDLYFKLAAHANQQAMKLKAAFMEIGCGFLTETFSNQIFPVLKNDQIEKLYQNYDFYVWKKIDAEKSAIRLITSWATQDEIIERYIQEIKKL encoded by the coding sequence ATGAAATACTCATTCAAGAACGATTATTCCGAAGGCTGCCATCCGAGGATTTTAGAACGCTTAATTGAAACCAATCTCGCGCAACAAAACGGCTATGGGCTCGATGAATATTGTCTGGAAGCTGAAAAGCTTATCCAGCAAAAAATCAATAATCCAAAAGCGAAAGTTCATTTCATTTCAGGTGGAACCCAGGCGAATCTGATCGTTATTTCATCTGTTTTACGGCCCCACGAAAGCGTGGTTTCTGCCTTTACGGGGCATATCTTTACCAATGAAAGCGGTGCAATAGAAGCGACCGGACATAAAGTTCACGGCGTAGAAACAGCTGATGGTAAGCTTCGTCCTCAGGATATTCAGGAGGTCTTGGATGTACACACCAACATACCGCATCAGGTGCGGCAAAAGGTGGTTTATATTTCAAATTCCACGGAAATAGGAACAGTGTACAGCAAAAAGGAACTTCAGGAGTTATCTGACTTTTGTAAAGGAAAGAACCTTTATTTGTTTATGGACGGCGCGAGGCTGGGACACGCTTTAACTGCCGAAACCAATGACTTGACGCTGGAAGAAGTGGCCCAACTTGTTGACGTTTTCTACTTGGGAGGAACAAAAAATGGAGCTCTGATCGGCGAGGCCATCGTCATCGTCAATGAAAAACTGCAGGAAGAATTTGGCTTCCACATCAAACAGAGAGGCGCAATGCTGGCGAAGGGAAGATTGTTAGGAATTCAGTTTCTGGAACTGTTGAAAGATGATCTGTATTTTAAGCTTGCCGCTCATGCCAATCAGCAGGCGATGAAACTCAAAGCCGCGTTTATGGAGATCGGTTGCGGATTCCTTACAGAAACGTTCAGCAATCAGATTTTTCCCGTTTTAAAAAATGATCAGATCGAAAAACTTTACCAAAATTATGATTTTTATGTCTGGAAGAAGATCGATGCTGAAAAGTCGGCAATTCGCTTGATCACGTCCTGGGCTACACAGGATGAAATTATCGAAAGATATATACAGGAAATTAAAAAACTTTGA
- a CDS encoding DNA-3-methyladenine glycosylase I: MEKIRCGWCEKDDLYRDYHDHIWGKPVYDDETIFEFMTLESFQAGLSWYTVLSKRENFKKAFDDFDYKKIAAYDEAKVEELMKNTGIIRNRMKITATINNARRFMEVQKQFGTFSKYIWSFVNGQPIINHPKTLEDVPATSEISDALAKDLKTRGFKFMGSTVVYAHMQATGMICDHLVDCHCK; this comes from the coding sequence ATGGAAAAAATAAGGTGCGGCTGGTGCGAAAAGGACGATTTGTATAGGGATTACCATGATCATATCTGGGGAAAACCGGTGTATGACGATGAGACTATTTTTGAGTTTATGACCCTTGAAAGTTTTCAGGCGGGACTGAGCTGGTACACCGTACTTTCGAAACGGGAGAACTTTAAAAAAGCATTTGATGATTTCGATTATAAAAAGATTGCTGCCTATGACGAAGCAAAAGTGGAAGAGCTGATGAAGAATACGGGAATCATCAGAAACCGCATGAAAATAACGGCCACGATCAATAATGCGCGAAGGTTTATGGAGGTGCAGAAGCAGTTCGGGACCTTCTCAAAATACATCTGGAGTTTTGTGAATGGCCAGCCCATCATCAATCACCCCAAAACACTAGAAGATGTGCCGGCGACATCGGAAATTTCGGATGCCTTGGCAAAGGATTTAAAAACGCGCGGATTCAAGTTCATGGGTTCCACAGTCGTTTACGCACACATGCAGGCGACAGGCATGATCTGTGATCACTTGGTGGATTGCCATTGTAAGTGA
- a CDS encoding adenylyltransferase/cytidyltransferase family protein, with product MKTGITFSCFDLLHAGHIRMLAEAKSQCDYLIVGLQTDPTIDRPEKNKPVQTVVERYTQLKGCQYVDEIIPYTTERDLEDILKLYQIDIRILGDEYKDKNFTGRSFCEENGITLYYNKRHHRFSSTLLRSEVYKKEKAKNLPADVQPEITSSQFSKNGKIT from the coding sequence ATAAAAACCGGCATCACTTTCAGTTGCTTTGATCTGCTGCACGCCGGGCATATAAGAATGCTGGCTGAAGCCAAATCCCAGTGCGACTATCTCATTGTAGGCCTTCAAACCGACCCTACTATTGACCGGCCGGAAAAAAACAAACCGGTGCAGACCGTTGTAGAGCGGTACACACAGCTGAAGGGCTGCCAATATGTAGATGAAATTATTCCCTACACCACGGAAAGAGATCTGGAAGATATTCTGAAACTGTATCAGATAGACATCCGGATTCTGGGGGATGAATACAAAGACAAGAATTTTACTGGAAGAAGTTTCTGTGAAGAAAATGGAATCACGCTTTATTATAACAAAAGGCACCATCGGTTTTCCAGCACGCTGCTCCGTTCGGAAGTGTATAAAAAGGAAAAGGCAAAAAATCTCCCTGCTGATGTGCAGCCGGAAATAACCTCTTCACAATTTAGCAAAAACGGCAAAATAACTTAA
- a CDS encoding glycoside hydrolase family protein, whose translation MGGFECADHINRTGQRVNLLKETQHDIRAEEDYILLKNLGILTVREGICWSEVEQYPGVYDFSEVGKRMNAAQKHGVQQIWDLIHFGYPDALYPTHPHFADRFENLCRAFTKFYLENSAGPLFVVPVNEISFLSWFSGDDRGTVPFAVNSGWDMKYHLCKAAIQGIKAMKEELPDCKIVLVEPLIKIHSDGEADEDLFRKNEYQFEAMDIIGGRMCPELGGDESFLEILGFNYYWNCQWRGNANSLFWPDNNNERIPLSDLLTAAYERYKKPIFLSETGHFGEGRVPWLEEISEQCRIVLKNGIDFQGICIYPVTDRPDWDDLSAYSQCGLYDLDIQGNRIPHQESIACLQKEISILNQHPHLFNLKKEDYEITKNKNRHHFQLL comes from the coding sequence ATGGGAGGATTTGAATGTGCCGACCACATCAACCGAACGGGGCAGCGTGTCAATCTCCTGAAAGAAACCCAGCATGACATTCGTGCGGAAGAAGATTATATTCTGCTTAAGAATCTTGGAATCCTCACTGTACGAGAAGGAATTTGCTGGAGTGAAGTGGAACAGTATCCCGGAGTTTATGATTTTTCTGAAGTTGGGAAAAGAATGAATGCAGCGCAGAAACACGGAGTTCAGCAAATCTGGGATCTGATCCATTTTGGATATCCGGACGCACTCTACCCTACTCATCCTCATTTTGCAGACCGTTTTGAAAACCTGTGCCGTGCTTTCACAAAGTTTTATCTTGAAAACAGTGCCGGTCCTTTGTTTGTTGTTCCTGTGAATGAGATAAGTTTTCTTTCCTGGTTTTCGGGAGATGACCGGGGAACCGTGCCTTTTGCTGTGAACAGCGGCTGGGACATGAAATATCACCTATGCAAGGCAGCAATACAGGGAATTAAAGCGATGAAAGAAGAACTTCCCGACTGCAAGATTGTACTGGTAGAACCCCTGATCAAAATTCACAGCGACGGCGAAGCAGACGAAGACCTTTTCCGAAAAAACGAATATCAGTTTGAAGCGATGGACATCATCGGCGGACGCATGTGCCCTGAACTGGGAGGCGATGAAAGTTTTCTGGAAATACTCGGCTTCAATTATTACTGGAACTGTCAGTGGCGCGGGAATGCCAACAGTCTCTTCTGGCCCGATAACAATAACGAGCGTATCCCATTGAGTGATCTCCTTACAGCAGCCTATGAGCGTTATAAGAAACCGATTTTTCTCTCCGAAACGGGCCACTTTGGAGAAGGAAGAGTACCTTGGCTGGAAGAAATTAGCGAGCAATGCCGTATTGTTCTGAAAAACGGGATCGATTTTCAGGGCATTTGCATTTATCCCGTAACTGACAGGCCGGACTGGGATGATCTTTCCGCTTACAGCCAATGTGGCCTCTATGATTTGGACATCCAGGGAAACAGAATTCCTCATCAGGAATCTATTGCTTGTCTCCAAAAAGAAATCTCAATTTTGAACCAACACCCTCATCTTTTCAACTTAAAAAAAGAAGATTATGAAATCACGAAAAATAAAAACCGGCATCACTTTCAGTTGCTTTGA